Proteins from one Streptosporangium becharense genomic window:
- a CDS encoding tetratricopeptide repeat protein, producing MNGSGGPDPGRVRHRDDQDDQDDRKDRDDQDDQDGQDGQDDRGTRSDRGTRDDRDDLRESGRVSNGLRRPSHAGEDADDPPRDPVSPRDWCAVAAARLGRDQPEAALEAARTAMDLDPRAESGADWSYRLASLAFERLGRDAEAVAAAEEAVRLAPGSWAARMRLGAALRRVPGRWRESWAQAVRAVRYAPEEPEPHVLLGDLELLRGEHRRAEAAYRDALRRMPDHPGARVNLGLAALRWRRPRGHHDPAWPVDPQETGRTRRALETWSRQIRLLLAVALVAVCATASGPGPAAAVKTGGWLVLAAVLVITLRRAHRVRLWPYVPGMLARDLWLAVSVSITLVSVAAYVAAIATLPAGLPLILPSLTGPAPDRRGGLWAALAALVLLNGLAVLVLRVVAEAWLGRPVRALAHFAAARGDRTARRDAGVALWLLAGRIWSVPTVVACVAPVLDDRRWALAALVAPLALGWTLVRLRGLDGAASLTAGALAEDRGLAAAFALSVVSALLLGASAVVSTSGTLPSAGDGPWWAGAVLLGGPVAVFAGRSARAWWRGVPGPWRASLVMCESRGSHLPGDVGPPVELGAEVRAAFTRGRDVVLACLGPAGPRALAVGAVSSVTPSGELRLAAAPEAWEAAEHDPRVAVFVTGPLGRPFRAEVRGVAVGDTETGLLRVTPKQVVVGDRPHVHRGRSLRP from the coding sequence GTGAACGGGTCCGGCGGGCCGGATCCCGGACGGGTCCGGCACCGGGACGACCAGGACGACCAGGACGACCGGAAGGATCGGGACGACCAGGACGACCAGGATGGCCAGGATGGCCAGGACGACCGGGGCACCCGGAGCGATCGGGGCACCCGGGACGACCGGGACGATCTCCGGGAGTCCGGCCGCGTATCGAACGGGCTCCGGCGGCCCTCACATGCCGGGGAGGACGCGGACGACCCTCCCCGCGACCCGGTCTCCCCACGGGACTGGTGCGCGGTCGCCGCCGCCCGGCTCGGCCGTGACCAGCCGGAGGCCGCGCTGGAGGCCGCGCGTACGGCGATGGACCTCGACCCGCGGGCCGAGTCCGGGGCCGACTGGAGCTACCGTCTGGCCAGCCTCGCCTTCGAGCGGCTCGGCCGGGACGCCGAGGCCGTGGCCGCCGCCGAAGAAGCGGTGCGGCTGGCGCCCGGGTCCTGGGCCGCGCGGATGCGCCTGGGGGCGGCGCTGCGCCGGGTGCCGGGCCGCTGGCGCGAGTCGTGGGCCCAGGCGGTCAGGGCCGTCCGCTACGCACCGGAGGAGCCGGAGCCGCACGTCCTCCTCGGAGACCTGGAGTTGCTGCGCGGTGAGCACCGCCGCGCGGAGGCCGCCTACCGTGACGCGCTGCGCCGCATGCCGGACCATCCCGGCGCCCGGGTCAACCTCGGCCTGGCCGCGCTGCGCTGGAGGCGCCCGCGCGGCCACCACGACCCCGCATGGCCGGTCGATCCGCAGGAGACCGGCCGGACCAGGCGTGCCCTGGAGACGTGGTCCCGGCAGATCCGTCTCCTGCTGGCCGTGGCGCTGGTCGCGGTCTGCGCGACGGCTTCCGGCCCCGGGCCGGCCGCCGCGGTGAAGACCGGCGGCTGGCTGGTGCTCGCGGCCGTCCTGGTGATCACCCTGCGGCGGGCGCACCGGGTCAGGCTCTGGCCGTACGTGCCCGGCATGCTCGCCCGGGACCTGTGGCTCGCCGTCTCGGTGTCGATCACCCTGGTCTCGGTGGCCGCGTACGTCGCGGCGATCGCGACCCTTCCCGCAGGGCTTCCGCTGATCCTGCCGTCCCTCACCGGCCCGGCGCCCGACCGACGGGGCGGGCTCTGGGCCGCTCTCGCCGCTCTCGTGCTCCTCAACGGTCTCGCCGTGCTCGTGCTGCGGGTGGTGGCCGAGGCATGGCTCGGACGGCCGGTGCGGGCGTTGGCCCACTTCGCCGCCGCCCGCGGTGACCGTACGGCCCGGCGCGACGCCGGCGTCGCGCTCTGGCTGTTGGCGGGCCGGATCTGGTCCGTGCCCACGGTGGTCGCGTGCGTCGCGCCGGTCCTGGACGACCGGCGCTGGGCGCTGGCCGCGCTGGTCGCGCCGCTCGCCCTCGGCTGGACGCTCGTCCGCCTCCGCGGCCTGGACGGGGCGGCCTCCCTGACCGCCGGGGCACTGGCCGAGGACCGTGGGCTGGCCGCGGCGTTCGCCCTGTCCGTCGTGTCGGCGCTCCTGCTCGGCGCGTCGGCCGTCGTCTCCACGTCGGGGACGCTTCCGTCCGCCGGGGACGGTCCCTGGTGGGCCGGGGCCGTGTTGCTCGGCGGCCCGGTGGCGGTGTTCGCCGGCAGGTCGGCACGGGCCTGGTGGCGGGGGGTGCCGGGGCCGTGGCGCGCGTCCTTGGTGATGTGCGAGAGCCGCGGGAGCCACCTGCCGGGTGACGTGGGGCCGCCGGTGGAGCTCGGCGCGGAGGTGCGCGCGGCCTTCACCCGCGGGCGGGACGTGGTGCTCGCCTGCCTCGGCCCTGCCGGACCGCGCGCGCTGGCCGTCGGCGCCGTCAGTTCGGTCACCCCGAGTGGCGAACTGCGCCTGGCCGCCGCCCCCGAGGCGTGGGAGGCCGCCGAGCACGACCCGAGAGTGGCGGTGTTCGTCACCGGCCCGCTGGGCCGCCCCTTCCGGGCCGAGGTGCGGGGCGTCGCCGTCGGCGACACCGAGACCGGCCTGCTGCGGGTCACCCCCAAGCAGGTCGTGGTGGGTGACCGGCCCCACGTCCACCGGGGCCGCTCTCTCCGGCCCTGA